In Blautia sp. SC05B48, a single genomic region encodes these proteins:
- a CDS encoding metal-sensing transcriptional repressor gives MREEIHMKETHVHVLEDGTVLEHTHGEQEHVHTHDSTHPHHHSHAQTKAVLNRLSRAIGHMESIKRMVEEGRDCSEVLIQLSAVKSAINNTGKIILQDHIEHCIVDAVEHGDRDAIKELEKAIDRFMK, from the coding sequence ATGAGGGAGGAAATACACATGAAAGAAACACATGTGCACGTTCTCGAGGATGGAACCGTTCTTGAGCATACCCACGGGGAACAGGAACATGTGCATACTCACGATAGCACACATCCTCATCATCACAGCCACGCACAGACCAAGGCCGTACTCAACAGACTTTCCAGGGCCATTGGTCATATGGAATCCATTAAGCGTATGGTGGAGGAAGGACGTGACTGCAGCGAAGTGCTGATCCAGCTATCAGCCGTAAAATCTGCGATCAATAATACAGGCAAGATCATACTGCAGGATCATATAGAACACTGCATCGTGGATGCAGTAGAGCATGGAGACAGGGATGCTATCAAAGAACTGGAAAAAGCGATCGACAGATTTATGAAGTAA
- a CDS encoding Mrp/NBP35 family ATP-binding protein codes for MAKECSNTSCNKSSCEGCGEKKNQSLMAEPNVFSDVKHVIGVVSGKGGVGKSFVTGSLANLMASKGYKVGIMDADITGPSIPKMYGIKGNAQGSDNGIYPMPTANGIEVMSVNLLLPDEETPVIWRGPVLANMVKQFWSDVIWGELDYLFVDMPPGTGDVPLTVFQSLPIEGVVIVTSPQDLVRMIVKKAYNMADMMKVPVLGIVENYSYVKCPDCGKEIKVFGESHIDEIAAELKVPVLGKMPIDVKLAELADSGLFSKIENEYITAAADVMPKAEV; via the coding sequence ATGGCAAAAGAGTGTAGCAATACATCCTGCAACAAATCAAGCTGTGAAGGCTGCGGAGAGAAAAAAAACCAGAGCCTCATGGCAGAACCAAATGTTTTTTCTGACGTAAAACATGTGATCGGAGTTGTCAGCGGAAAGGGAGGCGTGGGTAAATCCTTCGTAACAGGCTCCCTGGCAAACCTGATGGCTTCCAAGGGATATAAAGTGGGCATTATGGATGCTGATATCACCGGTCCGTCCATCCCGAAGATGTATGGCATCAAGGGCAATGCACAGGGCAGTGACAACGGGATCTATCCGATGCCAACTGCAAACGGAATCGAGGTTATGTCTGTAAACCTTCTTCTTCCGGATGAGGAGACACCGGTGATCTGGAGAGGTCCGGTCCTTGCAAATATGGTAAAACAGTTTTGGAGTGATGTGATCTGGGGTGAATTGGATTATCTCTTTGTAGATATGCCGCCAGGAACCGGAGATGTTCCGCTGACAGTATTCCAGTCCCTGCCGATCGAGGGTGTTGTGATCGTTACTTCCCCGCAGGATCTGGTCCGCATGATCGTCAAGAAAGCCTATAACATGGCTGATATGATGAAGGTTCCGGTCCTTGGAATCGTGGAGAACTATAGCTATGTGAAATGTCCGGACTGCGGAAAAGAGATCAAGGTCTTTGGCGAGAGCCATATCGATGAGATCGCTGCAGAATTGAAGGTTCCGGTCCTGGGCAAGATGCCGATTGACGTGAAGCTTGCAGAGCTTGCAGACAGCGGTCTGTTTAGTAAGATCGAGAATGAGTATATCACCGCGGCAGCAGACGTGATGCCGAAGGCTGAAGTGTAA
- a CDS encoding LysR family transcriptional regulator — protein MDINLELYKVFYYVATTLSFSEASRQLFISQSAVSQAVKNLEKKLGHTLFVRSTKRVILTPEGELLLQHVKPALSMLNEGEAVLSGEGNLTGQLRIGASDTLCRYFLIPYLRRFHKDHPEVRIKIINSTSIGCAELLENGQAELIVTNYPNSRLSAHTKLQTVLEFRDIFVANPDYFTMGKSPLSMENLLDYPILMLAPKSTTSEYLHQVFAAQGLKLLPEVELNSNDLLIDLAEIGLGIACIPDYMLRNRPGLEPVHLKTPLPARSAVIAHHEALQLSQAAQCFLKYFSQI, from the coding sequence ATGGATATCAATCTTGAACTTTACAAAGTGTTTTATTATGTGGCCACAACACTGAGCTTTTCGGAGGCTTCCAGACAGCTTTTTATCTCACAGTCTGCAGTAAGCCAGGCCGTCAAAAACCTTGAAAAAAAGCTGGGCCATACTCTGTTTGTGCGCAGCACCAAACGGGTCATCCTGACTCCTGAGGGAGAGCTTCTTCTCCAACATGTAAAACCGGCCCTTTCCATGCTAAACGAGGGAGAGGCTGTCCTTTCCGGAGAAGGAAATCTTACCGGTCAGCTGCGGATCGGTGCCAGCGATACTCTGTGCCGCTATTTTCTCATCCCCTATCTCCGCCGTTTCCACAAGGATCATCCGGAGGTACGGATCAAGATCATCAACAGTACTTCTATCGGATGTGCGGAGCTTCTGGAAAACGGCCAGGCTGAGCTGATCGTCACCAACTACCCGAATTCCCGGCTTTCGGCCCACACCAAGCTTCAGACTGTGCTGGAATTCCGGGATATCTTCGTGGCAAATCCGGACTATTTCACCATGGGCAAATCTCCTCTTTCCATGGAAAATCTTCTGGATTATCCCATCCTGATGCTCGCTCCAAAGAGTACCACCAGCGAATATCTTCATCAGGTGTTTGCAGCCCAGGGACTGAAGCTGCTGCCTGAGGTTGAACTGAACAGCAACGATCTGCTGATCGATCTTGCAGAGATCGGACTTGGTATTGCCTGTATCCCGGATTATATGCTCCGCAACCGTCCGGGCCTGGAACCTGTCCATCTGAAAACACCTCTGCCCGCAAGAAGTGCCGTGATCGCTCATCATGAAGCACTGCAGCTTTCTCAGGCTGCCCAGTGTTTTCTGAAATATTTTTCCCAGATCTGA
- a CDS encoding phosphoribosylformylglycinamidine synthase: MSNVRRVYVEKKPAFAVKAKELKHEIKHYLGISTVTAVRELIRYDVENISDEVFEKACKTVFAEPPVDDLYLEKFDVAEGARVFSVEFLPGQFDQRADSAVQCVQFLDENAAPIIRSATTYVIEGTVTDAEFEAIKHHCINPVDSRETGLEKPETLVTIFPDPEDVKIFDGFKDMAEANLKELYASLNLAMTFKDFQHIQNYFRNEEKRDPSMTEIRVLDTYWSDHCRHTTFSTELTSVKFDEGDYKTPIEKTYKEYLDAHKNMYKGRDDKFVCLMDLALMAMKKLKAEGKLADQEESDEINACSIVVPVDVDGKEEEWLINFKNETHNHPTEIEPFGGAATCLGGAIRDPLSGRTYVYQAMRVTGAADPTVSVKETLKGKLPQKKLVRSAAHGYSSYGNQIGLATGAVKEIYHPDYVAKRMEIGAVMGAAPRRAVIRENSDPGDIIILLGGRTGRDGIGGATGSSKVHTEASIEVCGAEVQKGNAPTERKIQRMFRREEVSHIIKKCNDFGAGGVSVAIGELAPGLQIDLDKVPKKYAGLDGTEIAISESQERMAVVVDPKDVDTFLKFANEENLEAVPVAVVTEEPRLVLNWRGKEIVNISRAFLDTNGAHQETSVEVEIPSKDGNLFEERPDVTDVKKKWLDVLADLNVCSQKGLVEMFDGSIGAGSVFMPHGGKYQLTETQSMVAKVPVQNGKTETVTMMSYGFDPYLSSWSPYHGAAYAVTESVAKIVATGGDYKKIRFTFQEYFRRMTEDPKRWSQPFSALLGAYAAQIGFGLPSIGGKDSMSGTFNDIDVPPTLVSFAVDVAKVKDVITPEFKKAGSKLVWLRAPKDSYDLPDYPALMEQYDKLHQDIQSGRVISAYALDRHGIAAAVSKMAFGNGMGVKIEHNLDPRDFFAPAFGDIICEVPDGKVGELAVTYTVIGEVTDNAKFTYGDTEITLKEALSTWEGTLENVFKTAAGTEDVKADDGSLYKADSIYVCKHKVAKPRVFIPVFPGTNCEYDSTRAFERAGAEVDVKVFKNLTAEDIHDSVELFEKSIAQAQMIMFPGGFSAGDEPDGSAKFFATAFQNEKIKEAVMKLLNERDGLALGICNGFQALIKLGLVPYGEICGQKEDSPTLTYNTIGRHVSRMVYTKVVSNKSPWLQKAQLGGVYCNPASHGEGRFVANDEWLKKLKENGQIATEYVPVDETGYEGEFNVNGSYMNIEGITSPDGRVLGKMAHSERRDAGVAVNIYGEQDIKIFESGVEYFK, from the coding sequence ATGAGCAACGTAAGACGTGTGTATGTAGAAAAGAAACCTGCCTTTGCAGTAAAAGCAAAGGAACTGAAACATGAGATCAAACATTATCTTGGTATCAGCACTGTGACAGCAGTCCGCGAGCTGATCCGTTATGACGTGGAGAATATCTCCGATGAAGTATTTGAGAAAGCCTGCAAGACCGTATTTGCAGAGCCGCCGGTAGATGATCTGTATCTTGAAAAATTTGATGTGGCAGAGGGCGCACGTGTATTTTCCGTAGAATTCCTTCCCGGACAGTTTGACCAGAGAGCAGATTCTGCAGTGCAGTGTGTACAGTTCCTGGATGAGAATGCAGCACCGATCATCCGTTCAGCAACTACTTATGTAATTGAAGGAACCGTTACAGATGCAGAGTTTGAGGCGATCAAACATCACTGCATCAACCCTGTGGATTCCCGTGAGACAGGTCTTGAGAAGCCGGAAACACTGGTAACAATATTCCCGGATCCTGAGGATGTGAAGATTTTTGACGGATTCAAGGATATGGCTGAGGCTAATCTGAAGGAGCTGTACGCTTCTCTGAACCTCGCCATGACATTCAAGGACTTCCAGCATATCCAGAATTATTTCAGGAATGAAGAGAAACGCGATCCTTCCATGACAGAGATCCGCGTTCTGGATACCTACTGGTCTGATCATTGCCGTCATACTACTTTCTCCACAGAGCTTACCAGCGTGAAGTTTGATGAAGGTGATTATAAGACTCCTATCGAAAAAACATACAAAGAATATCTGGATGCCCATAAGAACATGTACAAGGGCCGTGACGATAAGTTTGTCTGCCTGATGGATCTTGCACTTATGGCAATGAAGAAACTGAAAGCAGAAGGCAAGCTTGCAGATCAGGAAGAGTCTGATGAGATCAATGCCTGCAGTATCGTGGTACCGGTGGACGTGGATGGAAAAGAAGAAGAGTGGCTGATCAACTTCAAGAATGAGACACACAACCATCCGACGGAGATTGAGCCTTTTGGTGGTGCGGCAACCTGCCTTGGCGGAGCCATCCGTGATCCGCTTTCCGGACGTACCTATGTATACCAGGCGATGCGTGTGACAGGTGCAGCAGATCCTACCGTATCCGTAAAGGAAACTCTGAAGGGCAAACTTCCGCAGAAGAAGCTTGTCCGCAGTGCAGCCCACGGCTACAGTTCCTACGGAAATCAGATCGGTCTTGCAACCGGTGCTGTAAAAGAGATCTATCATCCGGACTACGTTGCAAAACGTATGGAGATCGGTGCGGTTATGGGTGCGGCTCCGAGACGTGCGGTCATCCGTGAAAATTCCGACCCGGGAGATATCATCATCCTTCTTGGCGGACGTACCGGCCGTGACGGTATCGGCGGTGCAACAGGTTCCTCCAAGGTCCACACAGAGGCTTCCATCGAGGTTTGCGGCGCTGAGGTGCAGAAAGGTAACGCACCTACCGAGCGTAAGATCCAGAGAATGTTCCGCAGAGAGGAAGTCAGCCATATCATCAAGAAATGTAACGACTTCGGCGCAGGCGGTGTTTCCGTTGCCATTGGCGAGCTGGCACCGGGACTTCAGATCGACCTTGACAAGGTTCCGAAAAAATACGCAGGTCTTGACGGCACTGAGATCGCCATCTCTGAGTCTCAGGAGCGTATGGCTGTTGTAGTTGACCCGAAAGATGTGGATACTTTCCTGAAATTTGCAAATGAAGAGAATCTTGAGGCAGTTCCGGTTGCAGTTGTAACTGAGGAGCCACGCCTTGTCCTTAACTGGAGAGGAAAAGAGATCGTAAATATCTCCCGTGCATTCCTGGATACCAACGGTGCACATCAGGAGACCTCCGTTGAGGTTGAGATCCCGTCAAAGGACGGAAATCTTTTCGAGGAACGTCCGGATGTAACAGACGTAAAGAAAAAATGGCTGGATGTTCTTGCTGACCTGAATGTATGCTCACAGAAGGGCCTTGTGGAGATGTTTGATGGCTCCATCGGCGCAGGCAGTGTATTTATGCCTCACGGCGGCAAATATCAGCTGACAGAGACACAGTCCATGGTTGCAAAGGTTCCGGTACAGAACGGAAAAACAGAGACTGTTACCATGATGAGCTACGGCTTTGATCCATACCTTTCCTCATGGAGTCCGTATCATGGAGCTGCCTACGCAGTAACTGAGTCTGTTGCCAAGATCGTTGCAACCGGTGGTGACTATAAGAAGATCCGTTTCACCTTCCAGGAATACTTCCGTCGTATGACAGAAGATCCTAAGAGATGGAGCCAGCCGTTCTCCGCACTGCTTGGCGCTTATGCGGCACAGATCGGATTCGGCCTTCCTTCCATCGGCGGTAAGGACAGTATGTCCGGAACCTTCAATGATATTGATGTTCCTCCGACACTGGTGTCCTTCGCAGTGGATGTTGCAAAGGTAAAAGATGTGATCACACCGGAATTCAAAAAAGCAGGAAGCAAGCTGGTATGGCTTCGTGCACCGAAGGATTCCTATGATCTTCCGGATTACCCGGCTCTTATGGAGCAGTATGATAAATTACACCAGGATATCCAGTCAGGCCGTGTGATCTCCGCATATGCACTTGACCGTCATGGAATCGCTGCCGCAGTCAGCAAGATGGCCTTTGGTAACGGCATGGGCGTAAAGATCGAGCATAACCTTGATCCGAGAGATTTCTTTGCTCCGGCATTCGGTGATATCATCTGTGAGGTTCCGGATGGAAAAGTCGGTGAGCTTGCAGTTACCTATACTGTGATCGGTGAGGTTACGGATAATGCGAAGTTCACCTATGGTGATACAGAGATCACTCTGAAAGAGGCGCTTTCCACATGGGAAGGAACTCTGGAGAATGTATTTAAAACAGCAGCAGGAACCGAGGATGTCAAGGCAGATGACGGTTCCCTTTACAAAGCAGACAGCATCTATGTATGCAAACATAAAGTTGCAAAACCACGTGTATTTATTCCGGTATTCCCTGGAACAAACTGCGAGTATGACAGCACCCGTGCATTTGAGAGAGCAGGTGCCGAGGTAGACGTAAAGGTATTCAAGAACCTTACAGCAGAAGATATCCATGATTCTGTAGAACTCTTTGAGAAATCCATCGCTCAGGCACAGATGATCATGTTCCCGGGCGGCTTCTCAGCTGGAGATGAGCCGGACGGATCTGCGAAATTCTTTGCTACCGCATTCCAGAATGAGAAGATCAAGGAGGCAGTTATGAAGCTCCTCAATGAGCGTGACGGTCTTGCTCTTGGTATCTGCAACGGATTCCAGGCACTGATCAAACTTGGACTGGTACCGTACGGTGAGATCTGCGGACAGAAAGAGGATTCTCCGACACTGACTTACAACACTATCGGACGTCACGTATCCAGGATGGTTTACACCAAGGTTGTCAGCAACAAGTCTCCATGGCTTCAGAAAGCACAGCTTGGCGGCGTATACTGTAATCCGGCTTCTCATGGTGAGGGACGTTTTGTTGCAAACGATGAGTGGCTGAAGAAACTCAAGGAAAATGGACAGATCGCAACAGAGTATGTACCGGTAGATGAGACCGGATATGAGGGTGAGTTTAACGTAAACGGCTCTTATATGAACATCGAGGGTATCACAAGCCCGGATGGACGTGTCCTCGGAAAGATGGCACACAGTGAGCGTCGTGACGCAGGCGTTGCTGTCAATATCTACGGAGAGCAGGATATCAAGATTTTCGAATCTGGTGTTGAGTACTTCAAGTAA
- a CDS encoding diacylglycerol/lipid kinase family protein produces MKKRMLFVFNPKAGKGRIKMHLLDIVDIFNKGGYEVIIRATQGPKDAYEQVKEYADQVDLIACSGGDGTLDEVVTGIVEVGSQTPIGYIPAGSTNDFANSLFMPKSMTVAASMIMEEQIYHCDIGKFNNQTFAYVAAFGLFTNVSYETDQDLKNILGHVAYVLEGMKQLFEVKSYHLKVTSDELTVENDFIYGMISNSRSVGGFKNLTGKNVDMNDGLFEVTLITNPKNPLELQEIMTALLTAEDNTDLIYSFKSAHVVIESEEAVPWTLDGEFGGDQTRVEIDNLHEAMNLYLTSSKKQKKSRLNQKMQEIKEITQKSEE; encoded by the coding sequence ATGAAAAAAAGAATGCTTTTTGTTTTCAACCCCAAAGCAGGAAAAGGAAGAATCAAGATGCATCTGCTGGACATTGTGGATATCTTTAATAAAGGTGGTTACGAAGTGATCATCCGTGCCACGCAGGGACCGAAGGATGCTTATGAACAGGTGAAGGAATATGCAGATCAGGTGGATCTGATCGCCTGCAGCGGAGGTGACGGTACACTGGATGAGGTGGTTACCGGAATCGTGGAAGTGGGCAGCCAGACACCGATCGGGTATATCCCTGCAGGAAGCACCAATGATTTTGCCAACAGTCTGTTTATGCCGAAGAGTATGACTGTAGCTGCCTCCATGATCATGGAGGAGCAGATCTATCACTGTGACATCGGTAAATTTAATAACCAGACATTTGCCTATGTGGCTGCGTTTGGACTGTTTACCAATGTTTCCTATGAGACGGACCAGGATCTGAAAAATATCCTGGGACATGTTGCCTATGTGCTGGAAGGAATGAAACAGCTTTTTGAGGTGAAATCCTATCATCTGAAGGTAACTTCCGATGAGCTGACTGTGGAGAATGATTTTATCTACGGTATGATCAGCAATTCCAGATCTGTAGGTGGATTTAAGAATCTTACCGGAAAAAACGTGGATATGAATGACGGACTGTTTGAGGTGACACTGATCACCAATCCGAAGAATCCGCTGGAGCTTCAGGAGATCATGACTGCGCTTCTTACTGCAGAGGATAATACAGATCTGATCTATTCTTTTAAGTCTGCGCATGTTGTGATCGAGTCAGAGGAGGCTGTTCCGTGGACGCTGGACGGAGAGTTCGGAGGAGACCAGACCCGTGTGGAAATCGATAATCTTCATGAGGCCATGAACCTTTATCTTACCAGCAGCAAGAAACAGAAAAAAAGCCGGCTGAACCAGAAAATGCAGGAGATCAAGGAGATCACCCAGAAGAGCGAAGAATGA